CACAGCGTGCCGGCGTGTCCCAGCCTTGCATGAGAAACAGATGCGGAACGGACTGGGCTGCGCACTCGGCTTCGACCCGCGCGATGATTTCGGGAAGGGGCTGCGACGCATCGAGAATGACCGAGTCGACCTTCTCCTGACGCAGCTGCCGCGCTAAGGCGCGAGAAGCCAGATTGTCGCCCAGGATGAGCGCGCTGCCGTGCCACTGAGCGCGAGGGCCGGGCTCAAGGGGTGCCGGGACGAGCTTCAAGACATAACGGTGTCCAACTCGCGCTGACTCCGCGGGCAGTTGGCTGAGATGCTGCGACGAGCTTGCGATTTTCGTCTCTGGCAACGCAAGGTCCGCAGCACTCCAAGCAGATTGGCGATGGCATTCAGCCGGCAATTTCGACTTCGATATGGTGCGCGACTCAACCCGACGAGCGTTAAGCAGCAGCAGGCGGCCAGCCGGCAATTCCGCCAGCAGCTGATCACTGACTCCTCCGCCCTTCCAGAAGTTGCGCAGCGACGCGGACTCATCACTTCCGCCCAGGACAATGCTGTCCTCAATGACTGACTTCGTCCAGCTGCCAGCTTGCTGAGTGAGGACTCCGATCTGCTCCCCAACCAGATCGGCAACAAGGAAGCTCCACCCTGACGGCAACTGTTGCGACTGTAGCAAAGACTGAGCCTGAGCGAAGCTGTCTGCTTCGGTCAAAACCTTGCGGAGCAACACGGCACCAGAGACGTAGTTGTCGGTCTCGAATTCAGGTGAAGTCGCGTCACTCGTCGACGAGGCAAGGCAGACCATCGCCAGACCGTGAGAAGAAACACCGGCACGAGCACCCAGTTGTCCTGGCAGACCGAAGAGCGTGACGGTACGACCGGCGCATGTCCTCTGCACGGCTTGAAACTCGCTCGTTTCGGGCGAATCAAACGAATGGGCGTTCTCCGCCAAAAGTAGACGAACCCCAGCGCCCGGTTCGATCTTGGCTCCCACCATCGTCGTAGGCTGGAAAGCGTCGTTGACTAGATTAAACGCAATCACGAGCTGAAGTGGCACGCCTAAGCCTTCCGCCAGGCCTCGCAGTTCTTCGACTCCGTTTCGCCCCAGCCACTTCGCCGCTTGTTCCACACGTCGAGCACGCGAGACCAACTCTTGGTCAGACGAGGGCATCGCTGACCAGCTCTTTAGCAACTCCTTCAGTTCGTCTCCACAAGCGTTTGCCTGTTGAAGTCCCATTTCGAATGGTGTGCCGGCGAGGCAAAGCAGGCGACGCGCGCGGTTACTGCCACTCGCAGGTTGCGGCAGGACGGCGGGAAAAACGGGCGCTCGGCGATAGACCAAGGCTTCGCGCGTGGTTGATCGGAAGTTCTCTCGAGCCAGCGGGTCGTTCCAGGGCTGAACATCAGGTGCGACCGGCGCAGGGGTCGATGCCGTTGGCGCGACCGGTTCTAATTCCGCAACTTCGACCGGTGACGCGCTCGCAACCGCAACGGCCGCCGCAGGAGGTTCGTCGCTGGTCTCTTCCAGTTGGGTGGCCGCGGGGCTGCCAACCGAGTGATGACTGCGGACACCGCGCCGCGGCAGGTTGCGGAGAAATTCGACGATATGCCGCAACGTGGGAAACTGGTCGAGGGTCAAGTTGTTGGTATTTACCGACGTCACTTCGAAGTGATCGTTCAGTTCGCCGAACAGCTGCGCCTTCTTAATGCTATCGATGCCGAGGTCTGCTTCCAGGTCGGCATCGAGTTCCACGAAGTCCTGAGGATAACCCGTTTGATCGACGACGAACTGAATCAGAAACTGCTCCAAGTCGGTCGCGTTCTCGGTTGGATTTGCCAACGTTACGGCACTTGGTTCTTCAGTCAGTACTTGTTCAACAGGAGCGTTAAGTGCCGTCACCGCGGGGAGTGATTGAATCGGTAATGCATGTTCTGCTACGGTCGGTTTAGAATCTGCCGCAATCGGAACGACGATGGCTGTTGTTGGTTGAACTGTTGCGGGCTCAAATGCTTTGACCGGTTCCGAAACGGGCTGCGAGGTTCCTTGTGTCGTTCTTTGTAGAAACTCTGCAATGTGCCGCAGTGTGGGGAATTGGTCCAGCGTGAGCGTGCTGATGGTGGAGGCTGGGATTTGGAACTGATCGTTCAGTTCGCCGAACAGCTGCGCCTTCTTGATGCTGTCGATGCCCAAATCGGCTTCCAGATCGGCGTCGAGTTCCACAAACTCGGGTGGATAGCCGGTTTGATCCACCACGAAATTAACGAGGTACTGCTCCATGTCCGCGACCGATGTGCTGGGCGCTGCTGCGACCGCCACCGGAGCAGCTTGTGGCTGGGCTACCGGCAAGACGTCTGGAAGTGTGTCTGGCAACAGATCGCGCGGCGCGAGGATTGGTTCGACGACCGAAGTCGTTGCTTTGGGCGCATGCTGCGGAGCCGCGGCAGTTGGTTGACCATGAGCAGCTGAATGTCCATTCGACTTTGTTGCCGCAGCCGGTGAGTGACTAGCGTCGCCATTTGCCGAAGGAGACGAGTGCGATTGCTTGAGCTTTTCCTTGCGACGCAGAGTCGCGTCGAAATGAACAATGGGAAACTGTGCATTCGCGGTTCCCTGCTCCACGTTCGTCTGTTTCAAAGTGCGGCTGGCAACTTCACGTGACACTGAGGCCAGCTCCTTTCCGCCGAGGCATTCCCACAAGGCCTGCACGCGCAGCAGCGACTCCCCTCCGGGTTGCTTGGGATTGTCAGTAGCAATCGTTCGAACCTGCATTGCGCCTAGCGTCGGCAGAATGGCTCGGTGCAAGCCGGTCAACACCTGTTTGGGGCCAACTTCAATCAGCAGAGTCACGCCGTCGTCGGTTAGCCTGCGAATTAGTTCTGGGTAGCGAACTGGCTCAGTCAGTTGATCGACCAGATTATCGAGAATGACCTCGGGGTCGGCTTCAAAGCGATTTGAGACACTGCTGAGGAGTGGAATACGGGCAGGATGCAAGCGCTCGCGCCGCACAGCCGACCGAAACGCCGGCTTGGCATCGGCAATGAGGGGCGTGTGAAAGGCGCGCGGGACGTTCAATCGCTTAACGAGAGCGCCGCCACTGACTAAAGCAGCTTCGAGTTGCTCGAGTGCTTCGAGCGTGCCCCCCATGATTGTTTGGGCAGGTGCGTTGTAATTGGCAATGTAGGCGGGCAATCGTTGCTCGCGCAAGGTGCGCTCAATCTCTGCCACCGGCGCTGAGGTTGAAAGCATGCCGGACGGACCAGAGCGACTAGCTTCGATGGCGCGGCACCGCGATTGGGTCAATCGAACCGCTTGTTCAAAGCTCATCGCGCCGGCCGCAACCAGTGCGGGATACTCGCCATAACTGTGTCCGCAGACAATATCCGGCTTAATTCCACTTGCCGTCAGGGTGCGATACAGAATCGTATCCGCCGCCAGAATGCTGATTTGTGTCGAGAACACATCCTGCCCGAGCCCCGCGTCCTCTTGCCAGGCCAACTGAGCAAACGGAACGCAACCAAGCTTGGCGAGCGAAGTTTCGATCTCTTGCTGAGCTTCACGGGCGACCGCGTTGTGTTCAATAAGGTTCTGCAGCATGCCTGTGTACTGCGAACCTTGGCCGGCAAAGACAAATGCCGTTCTTAACTGCTCATTTCCTGGCGAGGCAATGAAAATGCCTTGCTCCATCAGCGGCAACGCCAACTCGGTCTGCTGGAAGTGTTTGATGGCCAGCTCCAGCTTGCGTTGTAACTCGGCGACGTTGGCTGCGACGAACACCGCGCGGGCAGCATCTCCCTCATTGAACTGATAGTTCAGCAACGGTCGCCAGGCGTTTGGCAGATCGATAGACAGTTGCTTCAGCCGCGCGAGCAAGGCTTCCGGGCTTGCGGCACCGACGCGCAACAACGACGGTAAGGTGGCCACTTCTGGAGTTGCTAATTGAATCATGGTTGGCACAGACATCGGAGTAGAAGGCGTTGGTATCTCAGGTGCGTTAGTTACGACACGTGGTTCGGGTGTTGCTTCATCGCATTTGTCAACATGGCGTGTGACAGGCGCCGGAGTTCCATATTCGAGAATCGCGTGCATGGCGAAGCCGCGATCGGTGAGAGTTGCCACTCCTGCCAAACGCGAGCCGACCTGGATTGTTGACGGCAGCGATTGAAGCTTCTGCGAGGCCGAAAGTGCTGCGTGCGGTCCAGTCAACAACGGATGCGAGTCCGTGTGGCCGAGAGTCGGCAAGGCTTCCCCCTGCTCAATCGACAGACTAGCGCGCATGAGCGCCACAATTCCTTGGGCACTACACAACGAACCGAACTGGGGAACGCCGGACGATAAGTGCAATGGTGAAACGCGCGATTTGTGGCTGAAAGCAGCCTGTAGACCCGTCAAATCGGCCAGCACCCGTTTGGCGTCGCCCGAACCGGCAACTTCGACGGTCGCGATTTCTGCCGGAAGCACTTTTGCCTGATTGCAAGCTTGCTGTGCTGCCTTTGCAACTGCATCACTCAGCGCCTGGGTAGAGGCCGCGTGGCCGATCCCTCGGACAATGCCGAATGCTTGGTTACCGTCGCGCAGCGCAGCGCTACTGCGCTGCAACAACCAAACCCCTGCACCCTCACCGAGCGCACAGCCGTCCGTGGATTTGCTAAAGGGAGATTTCGGATCCGACTTCGACAAGTACCCACTTAAGGATGTTGCTTCGAAATCAACCAGATCGAGTCCGCGATAGCCGACAGCACAGATTACGTAGTCGTTGACGCCTGACTCGAGCAAGTTGCGGGCAATGGCCAAAGCCGCCAGTGCGGATGCATCCCCCGCATCGATGGCGACGGCGCCGCCATTCAAGTCAAAGTGTTTCGAGATGCGCGAGGCGAGCGTGCTGCTGGTAAAACTGCCTGTTTCATCAAGAATGTTGGGAAACGCATCGAGCAGTCGCTTGCCAATCAGTGGCAGGAGTTGGGCCTGAAGGTGGGCCGGCACATTCTGTTCGGCGAACAATCGCTTGACCGTGCGTTCCATCTCGGGAATGCGAACCGAGGCAGTCAGGGCTGCGGCAAATTCGCCGCCGAAACCACCCCCCACGACGACCGCTGTTCGCGCGCTGCGCAGCTTCGCAGGATCGAGCTTGGCTTCGCCGAGGGCCTGTTCCACGCAGTCGAGCAACATGAATTGCAGCGGCGAACTGGTTGCCAGTTGCTTGGGCGGAATCTTGTGCTTGCGCCAATCGTAGTTCCAGTCGCGGATGAAACCGCCGCGGGCAGACACCACGCGATGGGGGCGTCGTTCATGCGGATCGACAAAGTGTTCGGCAATCCAACGTTCGGCGGGGGGCGCGCTCTTGGGATCTTGGGCAGATCGAACCAGTTGCCGCAGACTTTCGAGGGAAAACGCGCCCGGCAGCACTACGCCTCGTCCAATGATGGCGAGTCCAGCATCCGGCGAGCGCTGGCCATTGGCTGCACACTGGCAATCTTTGCCGTTAGTGGCAGACAACAACGTGGGCTGCGAAATCTGTTTTGGCTGCGCCGCTCGCGGTGGCGCTTCATCGACAATTACGTGCACATTCAACCCACCAATGCCAAAAGCATTCACGCCGGCACGTCGCAAGCCTCCCGCGGGGCGTGGCCAAGGTTGTTCTTCGCTTGAGACCCGTACCGGCAATTGATCCCAAGGAATGGACTCGCTGAGCTTGTTAGTCGGCGTCACCGGAAATACTTCATGTTGCATGGCAAGCAGCAACTTGATGAGTCCCGCCATGCCCGCCGATTCCAGCGTGTGGCCGATATTCGCCTTCACTCCGCCGATCGGAATTTTGCGACCAGCAGGCACATGTGGTTGAAAAAATTCCCGCAGCGCTTCAAGTTCGGTTGCATCGCCAACTTGAGTGGCAGTGGCGTGGCATTCCACATACTGGGTAAGGGCTGGATCGTGCCACGTGCCATAAGCACGCTGCATCGCGAGTACTTGTCCTTCTTTCCGGGGTGCCCACAGACTCTTCCCCTTCCCATCGCTCGAGATGCCGATGCCGGAGATCACGCCGAGGATTTTGTCGCCATCGGCTTGAGCGCGCGGCAATGTCTTGAGGAGTGCCACCGTGTAACCGTCGGATGGCACCATTCCATCTGCGCGGGCGTCGAATGGGTACGAACCATAAGCGCTGCAAGTTTGCGCTTGGCAAAAAAGCACCAGGACGTCGGAACGAATCTGCGAAGCACCGCCGACAATGGCCATGTCGACCTCGCCCCGATCGAGTGCAAGAGCACCGAGCGCCAGCGAGAACAACGACGACGCGCAGGCCGCATCGATGGCCAGTTGCGGGCCTTCGAGTCCGAAGATCTCGGCAATCGTGGCGGGCAGGTGACCCGAGCCAACAAAGGGCTGAGGGCCAACGGTTCGGGCGCGGCGACTAGCACGAGTATTCGCGATTAAATCAGCGAAGACGCGCTGTTGCGCTGCCGGCGAAAGTTGCTCGAAGCCAGGTGTGTTGCGGACGACGTGGGCAGCCTGCTCGATTTTGGTCGAGAAGGTCAAGTCGGTGGCAATTACGGTTGCTTTGGCATGGCCGACATAGACTCCCACATTCTTGGTCGGCAAATGGAAAGGGTCGTAGCCGGCATGTCGAAAGGCGCTGGCCACCGTGTCGGCATAGGTCAGATGCGCTGGTTCCGACCGTGCACGGAGGGAGTCGGATATCCGGCAGGTTCTGGGATCGGGATCGACGACCGGCACGATGCCAGCCAAGGTCGTATACGCTTTACCGCGGACGCCCTTGTCGGGATGAAAGTACAACTCGCGTTCCAGAAAACTCTCTGGAACCTGGCCGTAACCGACCGACTTCGTACGGATCAAATTCCAATACTCGTCCAGGTTCGCTGCGCCGGGCAAGCGGGCAGCCATCCCGACGATCGCAATGGGAGTTTGAGGCAATTTAGCGCTAGTCATGGTCTCGACGTCTTACTGGAGATGCGGGCTTGGCACGACTAACCTACGTGCGCCAGAATCAATTGCTGCAGCCAAGCGGACCACCCCGAGTCGGGCTGGTGCTGGCTTTCAATCCAGACCTGGCCCGCCGAAATGGCTTGTTGACTTGTAACTTGACCCGTTGCGATTCCTCGCCAGGTGTCACTGGCAAGTCGGACTGTCACGCCCTGGCAATTGGGTTCCGCGTTGAGAGTTGTGCGGAAGTTAGTGAGAGGCAATTGCCAAGCTGTGCCGTGAGTACCGATCAATTCCACGGTAACCAAGGCTCGATCATCGGTAGCTGAACTTGTCGCAATTTCGGTTGGCAGAAATCCGTTTGCGGCAGGAGGGACCGGCAAACCGCCGAGCGCCCCCATGCCAAACCGCGTTGACATCGCGACTTCGCACAACCGAACTAACTGCGCGACGTCAAGTTTAGGACACCGTAGGCCAAGAGTAAACGCTTGCGTGTTGGACGAATCGAAGTCTGGATCGTCGCGCCAGTAGCTGCGATACATATCGAGCTGCGTTTTCAGGAACTGCTCGATTGAATCGACAGACTGGTTTGCCGAGGTAGGGCGCGTGTTGCTGGCGGCCACATCCGCCGCGCGCATGATTGCGGTCGCCCAGGCTTCCCACAGGGTTAGCATGGTCGTGGCGGTGGGATGAGTCAGGTGAAAAGTTCGGCCCGTCGAACGGGCATTCGTAATAATTCTGACTGCTGCCTGCGAGACCCAATCGACGGGGACAAAATTCTTCCGATCGGTTCCGGAAAGTTGAAAACGTTCCAAGATGTCTGGGCTCAGGTCGTTAACGCCTTGCTTGATTAAAGTGCAAATGAGTTGCAGCGGCGCATAGAAGCCGTGATACGTGCTTGTGAAACCAGATTGGGAGTCACCGACAATAATGGACGGTCGTAAGACCGTAACAGAATCGAGAAACGATGCGGCGCGCACCATTTTCTCGCTCTCGATTTTGCTCCGTTCGTATTCATTGGCAGGCGTTTGACCAACATCGAACTCGTCTTCCCAGAAGCGCCCGCAGTTGAGGCCAAACACATAAGCCGTCGAGATATGACAAAAGCGGCGCAGCGCAAGTTGGTGGCAAAGCTCGAGCAGATTGCGAGTCCCTTCCACATTCGTGCGATAGGGTTCGCCGTTGGATTCTGCAGTGAACGATAAACTTGCAGCGCTATGCAGCACCCCAGTAACGTTGCGCTTTAGCCACTGCTGATCGGCGACGGTCAGCCCCAAATCGGGCTCCGTCAACTCGCCAGTGAGAATCACTGGCCGCGGCAACCGATAGCCCAATTCGTTTTCCCAACGAGGAAAGAGCGCTTCGATCCGCTGTTGCGGCGTGCGATGCCGAGAGGACCGCGTCAAGACACAGACTCGCTCTCCTCGCAGCAGCAAGTCGCGCAGCAGGTACTGTCCAAGCAGTCCCGTCGCTCCGGTTAATAACCAATATGCCATGGTGCCGCGATTCCGAGTCGCATCTGAGCCGAGCCGGGCGGTCAGAGGCGTACATAGATGCCAATCAAGGTGAGAAATTCAGCGTAATTCGACGAATTGCAAAGTAAAGCCGCAGGTGATTGTGCGGCTCTTCTCCAGCGTTTCGCGAACCGTGCGCAGCGACAAAGCACCCCTAAACGAGCGGGGTTGCGATCGCCAGCTTCAATGAGAGAGTCGGCCGCGTGATGAACCGGCGCTACCGGT
Above is a window of Anatilimnocola aggregata DNA encoding:
- a CDS encoding SDR family oxidoreductase; this encodes MAYWLLTGATGLLGQYLLRDLLLRGERVCVLTRSSRHRTPQQRIEALFPRWENELGYRLPRPVILTGELTEPDLGLTVADQQWLKRNVTGVLHSAASLSFTAESNGEPYRTNVEGTRNLLELCHQLALRRFCHISTAYVFGLNCGRFWEDEFDVGQTPANEYERSKIESEKMVRAASFLDSVTVLRPSIIVGDSQSGFTSTYHGFYAPLQLICTLIKQGVNDLSPDILERFQLSGTDRKNFVPVDWVSQAAVRIITNARSTGRTFHLTHPTATTMLTLWEAWATAIMRAADVAASNTRPTSANQSVDSIEQFLKTQLDMYRSYWRDDPDFDSSNTQAFTLGLRCPKLDVAQLVRLCEVAMSTRFGMGALGGLPVPPAANGFLPTEIATSSATDDRALVTVELIGTHGTAWQLPLTNFRTTLNAEPNCQGVTVRLASDTWRGIATGQVTSQQAISAGQVWIESQHQPDSGWSAWLQQLILAHVG
- a CDS encoding type I polyketide synthase, with translation MTSAKLPQTPIAIVGMAARLPGAANLDEYWNLIRTKSVGYGQVPESFLERELYFHPDKGVRGKAYTTLAGIVPVVDPDPRTCRISDSLRARSEPAHLTYADTVASAFRHAGYDPFHLPTKNVGVYVGHAKATVIATDLTFSTKIEQAAHVVRNTPGFEQLSPAAQQRVFADLIANTRASRRARTVGPQPFVGSGHLPATIAEIFGLEGPQLAIDAACASSLFSLALGALALDRGEVDMAIVGGASQIRSDVLVLFCQAQTCSAYGSYPFDARADGMVPSDGYTVALLKTLPRAQADGDKILGVISGIGISSDGKGKSLWAPRKEGQVLAMQRAYGTWHDPALTQYVECHATATQVGDATELEALREFFQPHVPAGRKIPIGGVKANIGHTLESAGMAGLIKLLLAMQHEVFPVTPTNKLSESIPWDQLPVRVSSEEQPWPRPAGGLRRAGVNAFGIGGLNVHVIVDEAPPRAAQPKQISQPTLLSATNGKDCQCAANGQRSPDAGLAIIGRGVVLPGAFSLESLRQLVRSAQDPKSAPPAERWIAEHFVDPHERRPHRVVSARGGFIRDWNYDWRKHKIPPKQLATSSPLQFMLLDCVEQALGEAKLDPAKLRSARTAVVVGGGFGGEFAAALTASVRIPEMERTVKRLFAEQNVPAHLQAQLLPLIGKRLLDAFPNILDETGSFTSSTLASRISKHFDLNGGAVAIDAGDASALAALAIARNLLESGVNDYVICAVGYRGLDLVDFEATSLSGYLSKSDPKSPFSKSTDGCALGEGAGVWLLQRSSAALRDGNQAFGIVRGIGHAASTQALSDAVAKAAQQACNQAKVLPAEIATVEVAGSGDAKRVLADLTGLQAAFSHKSRVSPLHLSSGVPQFGSLCSAQGIVALMRASLSIEQGEALPTLGHTDSHPLLTGPHAALSASQKLQSLPSTIQVGSRLAGVATLTDRGFAMHAILEYGTPAPVTRHVDKCDEATPEPRVVTNAPEIPTPSTPMSVPTMIQLATPEVATLPSLLRVGAASPEALLARLKQLSIDLPNAWRPLLNYQFNEGDAARAVFVAANVAELQRKLELAIKHFQQTELALPLMEQGIFIASPGNEQLRTAFVFAGQGSQYTGMLQNLIEHNAVAREAQQEIETSLAKLGCVPFAQLAWQEDAGLGQDVFSTQISILAADTILYRTLTASGIKPDIVCGHSYGEYPALVAAGAMSFEQAVRLTQSRCRAIEASRSGPSGMLSTSAPVAEIERTLREQRLPAYIANYNAPAQTIMGGTLEALEQLEAALVSGGALVKRLNVPRAFHTPLIADAKPAFRSAVRRERLHPARIPLLSSVSNRFEADPEVILDNLVDQLTEPVRYPELIRRLTDDGVTLLIEVGPKQVLTGLHRAILPTLGAMQVRTIATDNPKQPGGESLLRVQALWECLGGKELASVSREVASRTLKQTNVEQGTANAQFPIVHFDATLRRKEKLKQSHSSPSANGDASHSPAAATKSNGHSAAHGQPTAAAPQHAPKATTSVVEPILAPRDLLPDTLPDVLPVAQPQAAPVAVAAAPSTSVADMEQYLVNFVVDQTGYPPEFVELDADLEADLGIDSIKKAQLFGELNDQFQIPASTISTLTLDQFPTLRHIAEFLQRTTQGTSQPVSEPVKAFEPATVQPTTAIVVPIAADSKPTVAEHALPIQSLPAVTALNAPVEQVLTEEPSAVTLANPTENATDLEQFLIQFVVDQTGYPQDFVELDADLEADLGIDSIKKAQLFGELNDHFEVTSVNTNNLTLDQFPTLRHIVEFLRNLPRRGVRSHHSVGSPAATQLEETSDEPPAAAVAVASASPVEVAELEPVAPTASTPAPVAPDVQPWNDPLARENFRSTTREALVYRRAPVFPAVLPQPASGSNRARRLLCLAGTPFEMGLQQANACGDELKELLKSWSAMPSSDQELVSRARRVEQAAKWLGRNGVEELRGLAEGLGVPLQLVIAFNLVNDAFQPTTMVGAKIEPGAGVRLLLAENAHSFDSPETSEFQAVQRTCAGRTVTLFGLPGQLGARAGVSSHGLAMVCLASSTSDATSPEFETDNYVSGAVLLRKVLTEADSFAQAQSLLQSQQLPSGWSFLVADLVGEQIGVLTQQAGSWTKSVIEDSIVLGGSDESASLRNFWKGGGVSDQLLAELPAGRLLLLNARRVESRTISKSKLPAECHRQSAWSAADLALPETKIASSSQHLSQLPAESARVGHRYVLKLVPAPLEPGPRAQWHGSALILGDNLASRALARQLRQEKVDSVILDASQPLPEIIARVEAECAAQSVPHLFLMQGWDTPARCDLRHAAWQTRKQAGMLAPFAVAQRWHQLTTEQKLLEQCTLAAAVSLGGNCGLTAAPAFEGAATAGMIKSLTSELRYAGINSFRAKIVDSPAHEDPQRIAIQLLRELASGDRSAEVAYRDDERHVLRIVREAASSLATKAPTRGGVWVVTGGARGVTSVTVRELAARYGSRLHLLGSSPQPQVDPAWLELDAAGLNQLKVKILTEARAAGAVPAKAWSKLERGLEIQRNLLAMQAAGVAASYHQCDVADVSQLTATIDKIRHTDGPITGIVHGAGIEAASQFARKKWESIVATLNIKIDGALGLLDATRNDPVEFFLGFGSVSGLVGGPGQADYAMANYLLCNLMERIRHERPGCLALGVHWSAFDGTGMAARPESRLALEKMGAKFMSPEEGAAHLIDEFERGLPSAQIAFCEPNGKVAARLAEQADAEETPPLSVSTSGAPQTEVQPSLPPMLDRIESQVNGASLAARVEFCPARDPFLWHHRLYGKPFLPAVISLETMLQAAELFAGRPATAIRNLALVNGLAVPEDQTREARVTVTKEHDRYSCQLTVDLLDRKGRTLQKDRVIAAAEAEFAESAAPLQAWPDHEPPLGLLPAQYVDFSPIYHGAPFRRLKSYFSQYDGGFGSLQAEDLGALLGARGTRGARTPAAILDACLFACGSFSFWMFEKRIDVPHSIGCLQLGSLPDAGEQLKLRFRYRGSEDGLQRFDFQVIGGDAAVILQVTDYRGISLSQRLK